In the genome of Enterococcus hirae ATCC 9790, one region contains:
- a CDS encoding glycoside hydrolase family 13 protein, translating to MTQTKAWWKEAVGYQIYPASFMDSNGDGIGDLNGIREKLSYLKQLGIDFIWINPVYSSPFIDNGYDISDYQNILEKFGTMAEFDQLLAEAHLQGIKIIMDLVINHTSDQHEWFIESKKSLDNPYRDYYIWVDGTPENAPNDWQSIFGGSAWAYDEQTKQYYLHVFAKEQPDLNWESEKLKNELFSMIRWWLDKGIDGFRLDAISHVKKDEYSVKATENPFSPFQNVSGIDEHLNELKDVFDDYDIMTVGEASGVSAEEGPEWVGADGYFDMIFEFDHISIWKHEKEGKLDVINLKRALSAWQTALDGKGWNALYMENHDTPRSVSFFGDPEHYWQKSAKAVAMMYFFLQGTPFIYQGQEIGMTNMPFTAIEQIDAVDSRRLYNQLLEEGKSPEEAIDIVADTTRDNSRTPMQWGSEKYAGFSTNEPWLMVNPNYHTLNVEEQENDPSSILSFYKQMIRIRRENQGLIYGSFKEYLAEHDQLYVYERSFTDKNYLIIVNLTSEVAEYSLPNEVDVPWELLLTNQEERVFERVGKLDPYEAKLFVTSKKRN from the coding sequence ATGACTCAAACAAAAGCTTGGTGGAAAGAAGCGGTCGGATACCAGATTTATCCTGCCAGTTTTATGGATAGTAATGGAGACGGCATTGGGGATCTCAATGGTATTCGTGAAAAGCTTTCTTATTTAAAACAATTAGGGATTGATTTTATTTGGATCAATCCAGTTTATTCTTCACCTTTTATTGATAACGGTTACGATATTAGTGACTACCAAAATATTTTAGAAAAATTTGGAACAATGGCCGAATTTGATCAATTACTGGCAGAAGCACATCTACAAGGAATCAAAATCATTATGGATCTAGTCATCAATCATACATCTGATCAACACGAGTGGTTTATTGAATCCAAGAAGTCACTGGATAATCCTTACCGAGATTACTATATCTGGGTAGATGGAACACCTGAAAACGCTCCAAATGACTGGCAATCGATTTTTGGTGGCTCAGCTTGGGCATATGATGAACAGACGAAACAATATTATCTGCATGTCTTTGCTAAAGAGCAGCCTGATTTGAATTGGGAAAGCGAGAAATTAAAAAATGAACTTTTTTCTATGATTCGCTGGTGGTTAGATAAAGGGATCGATGGGTTTCGTTTAGATGCGATTTCCCATGTGAAAAAAGATGAATATTCTGTTAAAGCAACTGAAAACCCCTTTTCTCCTTTTCAAAATGTTTCCGGGATCGATGAACACTTAAATGAATTAAAAGATGTTTTTGATGACTATGACATTATGACTGTTGGCGAAGCTAGCGGGGTGTCGGCTGAAGAAGGTCCAGAATGGGTCGGCGCTGATGGGTATTTTGACATGATCTTTGAATTTGACCATATCTCGATTTGGAAGCACGAAAAAGAAGGAAAACTTGATGTTATCAATTTAAAAAGAGCGTTAAGTGCCTGGCAAACCGCTTTAGACGGTAAGGGTTGGAATGCACTTTATATGGAAAATCATGATACACCTCGTTCAGTTTCTTTTTTTGGTGATCCTGAACATTATTGGCAAAAATCAGCAAAAGCAGTCGCAATGATGTACTTTTTCCTGCAAGGCACGCCATTTATTTATCAAGGACAAGAAATCGGTATGACGAATATGCCGTTTACTGCCATCGAACAAATCGATGCCGTCGATTCAAGACGTCTTTATAACCAATTGCTAGAAGAAGGAAAATCTCCTGAGGAAGCTATAGATATCGTTGCTGATACAACAAGAGACAATAGCCGAACACCTATGCAGTGGGGATCAGAAAAATATGCCGGATTCTCAACAAACGAACCTTGGCTGATGGTAAATCCCAACTATCATACACTTAACGTAGAAGAACAAGAAAACGATCCTTCGTCGATCTTATCTTTCTACAAACAAATGATCCGCATCCGTCGTGAAAATCAAGGATTGATCTATGGTTCATTCAAAGAATATCTCGCTGAACACGACCAACTCTATGTCTATGAACGATCATTTACCGATAAAAACTATCTGATTATAGTCAATCTAACGAGTGAAGTAGCGGAATATTCATTACCGAATGAAGTTGATGTTCCTTGGGAATTACTTCTCACGAATCAAGAAGAACGTGTATTTGAACGAGTGGGTAAGCTTGATCCTTATGAAGCGAAATTATTTGTAACCAGTAAAAAAAGAAACTAA
- a CDS encoding TIGR01440 family protein translates to MSITEESLKQELTKMVNEVLAEANLKSGDLFVLGCSTSEVVGGQIGKNSSAPVGQWIIQTIREILQPLGVALAVQGCEHINRALVVERSVAEQKQFEIVSVVPALHVGGACSVAAFDQFDDPVEVEHVVAQAGIDIGDTSIGMHVKHVQVPVRPSSQTLGAAHVTALRSRPKYIGGPRAEYEVI, encoded by the coding sequence ATGAGCATCACAGAAGAATCTTTAAAACAAGAATTAACCAAAATGGTCAACGAGGTATTAGCAGAAGCAAATTTAAAATCTGGCGATTTATTTGTATTAGGATGTAGTACCAGTGAAGTGGTCGGTGGACAAATTGGTAAAAACTCAAGTGCTCCAGTTGGACAGTGGATTATCCAAACGATTAGAGAAATATTGCAACCCTTAGGAGTCGCTTTAGCTGTTCAAGGATGTGAACACATTAATCGAGCCCTTGTCGTCGAACGCTCCGTAGCAGAGCAAAAACAATTTGAAATTGTTTCTGTTGTACCAGCCTTACACGTTGGTGGCGCTTGTTCAGTAGCAGCGTTTGACCAATTCGATGATCCAGTAGAAGTGGAACATGTGGTAGCGCAAGCTGGGATCGATATCGGTGATACTTCCATCGGTATGCATGTCAAACACGTTCAAGTACCTGTTCGACCAAGCAGTCAAACATTAGGAGCCGCGCATGTTACAGCTCTGCGTTCACGTCCAAAATACATTGGTGGTCCGCGAGCTGAGTATGAAGTGATTTAA
- a CDS encoding ECF transporter S component: MNTKRMTIYAMLIALTVALSLTILVPIPATNGFVTLCEAGIYTTALLFGPFGGFVVGASSGLFIDLLSGYPQWALFSLLIHGLQGLVSGYFAEKTSKGRFVGLFIGSCLMISGYFLAGWFLYDWPAGVASIPGNIFQNIIGVGLALPLTQALKRTRVQKESK, from the coding sequence TTGAATACGAAACGAATGACAATTTATGCCATGCTGATCGCTTTAACAGTAGCATTATCTTTAACAATTTTAGTTCCAATACCAGCAACTAACGGCTTTGTCACGCTCTGCGAAGCTGGCATCTACACCACTGCTTTATTATTTGGTCCATTTGGTGGGTTCGTTGTCGGTGCCTCAAGTGGTTTATTCATCGATTTACTGTCAGGTTATCCGCAATGGGCCCTTTTTTCCTTATTGATCCATGGTTTGCAAGGATTGGTCAGTGGCTATTTTGCCGAAAAAACAAGCAAAGGTCGATTTGTCGGTCTTTTTATCGGTAGTTGTCTGATGATTAGTGGCTATTTTTTAGCAGGTTGGTTTTTATATGATTGGCCTGCGGGGGTAGCTTCTATTCCTGGAAATATTTTTCAAAATATTATAGGGGTTGGATTGGCTTTACCACTCACTCAAGCTCTAAAACGAACGAGAGTACAAAAAGAAAGTAAGTAA
- a CDS encoding hydroxymethylpyrimidine/phosphomethylpyrimidine kinase — protein sequence MRKILTIGGSDPFAGGGIQSDLKTFENFQLFGMSALTCVGMLDENNAFLLENLPAKWLEQQLASIQKMTDLAGIKIGLLHSLEAIIIVRDFLKKHPQIPIVLDPVLAFKETTSLANQQYIECLVKELFPLVDLVTPNLKEAALLSGKKKISSINEVIETTKFIHTLGSKAVVVKGGSGIHGDEAIDVLYSHDGLTTFTMEKLTRSTVNGAGCTFSSAITANLVHGYTLPQAIQRSKTYVYQCILNGVEMNDQTGSVWSGGNIKGGI from the coding sequence ATGAGAAAAATACTTACAATTGGTGGTTCTGACCCTTTTGCCGGTGGAGGAATTCAATCCGATTTGAAAACTTTTGAGAATTTTCAACTTTTTGGAATGAGCGCGCTCACCTGTGTAGGCATGTTAGACGAAAACAACGCATTCCTCTTAGAAAATCTACCTGCTAAGTGGTTGGAACAGCAACTTGCTTCGATCCAGAAGATGACAGACTTAGCGGGTATCAAAATTGGCTTATTGCATTCTCTTGAAGCAATCATAATCGTCCGAGATTTTTTAAAAAAGCACCCTCAAATCCCAATCGTTCTTGATCCGGTTTTAGCTTTTAAAGAAACTACTTCATTAGCGAATCAACAGTATATTGAGTGCTTAGTGAAAGAACTCTTCCCCCTTGTTGATCTTGTCACGCCCAATCTTAAAGAAGCGGCTCTCCTTTCTGGAAAGAAAAAAATTTCAAGCATCAATGAAGTGATAGAGACAACCAAATTTATTCATACTTTAGGAAGCAAAGCGGTCGTTGTTAAAGGTGGCTCTGGGATCCATGGCGATGAAGCAATCGATGTTTTGTATAGTCATGACGGACTAACCACTTTTACAATGGAAAAATTAACACGATCAACGGTGAATGGCGCAGGATGTACCTTTTCTTCTGCTATTACAGCGAATCTCGTCCATGGCTATACGCTCCCACAAGCCATTCAACGAAGTAAAACTTACGTTTATCAATGTATTTTAAACGGTGTTGAAATGAATGATCAAACAGGCAGTGTCTGGTCTGGCGGTAACATCAAAGGAGGGATTTAA
- a CDS encoding AMP-binding protein: METIAYSPLNLFSNFQEAANATPDVPIIFDQPLAAFPELGFKSTYKDTCQLVLTRAYQLAHLGVGLGDKVMIYKSSAFDTYLLAVATAYLGAVPAMISYHFPIPTLEVFVDRLEDPFILFDDETAERVAGISNGSKEKQIAVSKLLTQPAEPVAQNQLGNDEISYMTHTSGTTGIPKLICHSAHSMGWRTKWQKTVFTKIAEKKLVAFHISPVHSRFNIGISSLMAMGFPMMPLADAQGENVVAMLKENPPIALETHPNNFVQWSFTAKEYPEAFAGIRYYHSTFDAINNSTMETFLRTSPNQEAVFLQVYGQSECGPMILKAHTLESLKTSNARDMGVGLGDLTKARIADENGNVLPANTDGHIHLLSKGRALTYYKEDARFQENVYGAWWDSGDYGSMDEQGHLFLKDRQVDLIDTINSNLAIEDFLLDSLEFLSEVVIVRDKNNAPQPLIALAPNHEMDWDRWWKQVHELPRLNTPIIRDYEDIPRTATMKVRRLQIEKELKA; the protein is encoded by the coding sequence ATGGAAACAATCGCTTATTCCCCACTAAATCTTTTTTCTAATTTTCAAGAAGCAGCGAATGCTACACCAGATGTACCAATCATCTTTGACCAACCCTTAGCAGCTTTTCCGGAACTTGGTTTTAAAAGCACTTACAAAGATACCTGCCAACTCGTTTTGACTCGTGCCTATCAATTAGCTCATTTGGGTGTCGGACTTGGTGATAAGGTCATGATCTACAAAAGTTCAGCTTTTGATACTTATTTATTAGCTGTAGCAACAGCTTATCTTGGGGCGGTACCAGCAATGATCTCTTATCACTTCCCTATCCCCACTTTAGAAGTCTTTGTCGACCGTTTAGAAGATCCATTTATCCTTTTTGATGATGAAACGGCTGAACGAGTGGCTGGCATTTCAAATGGATCAAAAGAAAAACAAATTGCTGTTTCTAAACTATTGACTCAACCAGCAGAACCAGTGGCACAAAATCAATTGGGGAACGATGAAATTTCTTATATGACCCATACTTCAGGAACAACAGGTATTCCTAAATTGATTTGTCATTCTGCTCATTCAATGGGCTGGCGCACCAAATGGCAAAAAACTGTCTTTACTAAGATCGCAGAGAAAAAACTTGTGGCTTTCCATATCTCTCCTGTTCATTCTCGCTTCAATATTGGTATTTCTTCGTTAATGGCGATGGGCTTTCCAATGATGCCGTTAGCGGATGCTCAAGGGGAAAACGTTGTGGCCATGTTAAAAGAAAATCCACCGATTGCACTTGAAACACATCCAAACAACTTTGTTCAGTGGAGCTTTACAGCGAAAGAATATCCAGAAGCTTTTGCTGGTATTCGTTATTACCATTCCACTTTTGATGCGATCAACAACTCTACTATGGAAACATTCTTACGGACTTCTCCTAATCAAGAAGCTGTTTTCTTACAAGTTTATGGCCAAAGCGAATGCGGACCGATGATTTTAAAAGCTCATACATTAGAGAGTTTAAAAACGAGTAATGCGAGAGACATGGGTGTGGGACTTGGCGACTTAACCAAAGCGCGGATCGCAGATGAAAATGGGAACGTCTTACCTGCTAATACAGATGGACACATCCATTTATTGTCAAAAGGTCGTGCATTAACTTATTATAAAGAAGATGCTCGTTTCCAAGAAAATGTTTATGGTGCTTGGTGGGACAGCGGTGATTACGGCAGCATGGATGAACAGGGGCATTTGTTCTTAAAGGATCGTCAAGTGGATTTGATCGATACAATCAATAGCAATTTAGCGATCGAAGATTTCTTGTTAGACTCATTAGAATTTCTATCGGAAGTGGTCATCGTTCGTGATAAAAACAATGCGCCACAACCATTGATCGCTCTTGCTCCTAATCACGAAATGGACTGGGATCGTTGGTGGAAACAAGTGCATGAGTTACCTCGATTGAATACGCCGATTATCAGAGACTATGAAGATATCCCACGGACTGCGACAATGAAAGTCCGTCGACTACAAATTGAAAAAGAATTAAAAGCATAA
- a CDS encoding ABC transporter permease: protein MFLAMKEMKYAKLRYGLIIGIMFLIAYVVFMLSGLASGLAEEFKKAIDDWGAQEIVLSEDANQVFAASQLTRGDLDQVNAKEKAPIGLYSGAIKGKNKENVTVFGTTNDAFLLPKITDGRMFDKKNEIIISQNLAQDQYKLGDQIKIGSDDQAFTIVGIFPATYYTVSPVIYTDLETWTQLKYGAQPFASDDKKPINAIVTKQSAAIDKDGASKDLQKLTIPDFIESLPGYSAQNMTLNAMVYFLFLVVAAVVGIFMYVITLQKTAIFGVMKAQGIRNSFIAKSLIAQSFVIGVIGVALAVLAAYLTSLFLPSAMPFAIFWTQWLLYSGVLLVVAVVGGVFSIRTITKVDPITAIGG, encoded by the coding sequence ATGTTTTTAGCAATGAAAGAAATGAAATACGCAAAACTACGATACGGACTCATTATCGGTATCATGTTCTTAATTGCTTATGTCGTTTTCATGCTATCAGGTCTAGCAAGTGGATTAGCAGAAGAATTTAAAAAAGCGATTGATGATTGGGGTGCTCAAGAAATCGTTTTGTCCGAAGATGCTAATCAAGTGTTTGCAGCATCTCAATTGACAAGAGGTGACCTTGATCAAGTAAATGCGAAAGAAAAAGCACCGATTGGCTTATACAGTGGAGCAATCAAGGGCAAAAACAAAGAAAACGTGACAGTCTTTGGTACGACTAACGATGCCTTTTTATTACCTAAAATCACAGATGGTCGGATGTTTGATAAGAAAAATGAAATAATTATCTCCCAAAATCTGGCACAAGATCAATATAAGTTGGGAGATCAAATCAAAATCGGTAGCGATGACCAAGCATTTACGATCGTTGGAATTTTTCCTGCCACTTATTATACGGTCTCACCAGTCATCTATACAGATCTAGAAACTTGGACACAATTAAAATATGGAGCCCAACCGTTTGCTTCAGATGACAAAAAGCCGATCAATGCGATCGTGACCAAACAATCAGCTGCAATTGATAAAGATGGCGCATCAAAAGATTTACAAAAACTGACGATTCCTGATTTTATTGAAAGTCTTCCAGGTTATTCTGCACAAAATATGACACTAAATGCAATGGTTTACTTCTTGTTTCTTGTCGTAGCAGCAGTGGTTGGCATTTTTATGTATGTCATCACTTTACAAAAAACAGCGATCTTTGGCGTAATGAAAGCTCAAGGGATTCGCAATTCATTTATTGCTAAATCGTTGATTGCACAGTCATTTGTTATTGGAGTCATTGGTGTCGCCTTAGCAGTTCTAGCTGCTTATCTAACTAGCTTGTTTTTACCAAGTGCGATGCCATTCGCTATTTTTTGGACACAATGGTTGCTATATAGTGGGGTCTTACTCGTTGTAGCAGTTGTAGGCGGCGTCTTCTCAATACGCACGATCACAAAAGTGGACCCAATCACCGCCATAGGAGGGTAA